A window of the Streptococcus sp. 116-D4 genome harbors these coding sequences:
- a CDS encoding N-acetylmuramoyl-L-alanine amidase family protein: MKKSKLLTLGLLVGAGLLLSINQAQAADTWVKNGADWNLSQDGSFAKNKWVQNAGSWYHFDSTGNLQTGWLKEGNTWYSLADSGAMRTGWYKEGNTWYSLADSGAMRTGWYKEGSTWYSLADSGAMRTGWYKEGSTWYYLHFSGSMMTGWVFIDGNWYYFEQSGAMASDRVVNSSDGTGYILSKDGYMLTLKNSPYKDDDIVRLGDGYEYLITSKFDGHNYTDVIVAKNTWYIKPEFKKFSDKYGDEVANTTLALVDNKEEGQEIDPKAVIRNFQNLPGRYYFGADGRRVLPLPEMTTRSEIKKVGNDLYLEDPGVRLRFANFTINNNKLYYLDNGQGKLKTGYFVLIDDGMATTHHHFLVYADQSGEVLKMKRLPSGFSDYFDKEIDGFYGQKIKITQPNKNEYYKVLVVK, encoded by the coding sequence ATGAAAAAATCTAAACTACTCACACTTGGTTTGCTTGTAGGTGCTGGTCTACTTTTATCTATCAACCAAGCACAGGCTGCAGATACTTGGGTTAAAAATGGCGCTGACTGGAATCTTTCTCAAGATGGCAGTTTCGCTAAAAATAAATGGGTGCAAAATGCTGGCTCATGGTATCACTTCGACAGCACTGGTAACTTGCAGACAGGCTGGCTCAAAGAAGGCAATACCTGGTATTCGCTAGCAGATAGTGGCGCTATGCGCACTGGATGGTACAAGGAAGGCAATACCTGGTACTCACTAGCAGACAGTGGGGCTATGCGAACTGGCTGGTACAAGGAAGGTAGCACCTGGTACTCTCTAGCAGATAGTGGCGCTATGCGTACAGGTTGGTACAAAGAAGGGTCTACTTGGTACTATCTTCATTTTAGTGGTTCTATGATGACAGGTTGGGTGTTCATAGATGGTAATTGGTATTATTTTGAACAATCAGGTGCAATGGCCTCTGATAGAGTTGTAAATTCTAGTGATGGGACAGGCTATATTCTCAGCAAGGATGGCTATATGTTGACTTTAAAAAATAGCCCTTATAAAGATGATGATATTGTCCGTTTAGGTGATGGATATGAGTATCTGATTACATCAAAATTTGATGGACATAACTATACTGATGTTATCGTGGCTAAAAATACTTGGTATATCAAACCTGAGTTCAAGAAGTTTTCCGACAAATATGGGGATGAGGTTGCAAATACTACCTTAGCTTTAGTGGATAATAAAGAAGAAGGACAAGAAATTGATCCTAAAGCTGTTATTCGTAATTTCCAAAATCTACCAGGTCGATATTACTTTGGAGCAGATGGTCGTAGAGTATTACCACTTCCAGAGATGACAACTAGATCAGAAATCAAAAAAGTTGGCAATGATCTTTATCTAGAAGACCCAGGTGTACGACTTCGATTTGCTAACTTCACAATCAATAACAATAAACTATACTATTTAGACAATGGACAAGGTAAGCTCAAAACAGGTTACTTTGTATTGATCGATGATGGTATGGCTACAACCCACCATCACTTCCTTGTATATGCAGACCAATCTGGAGAAGTTCTTAAGATGAAACGCTTGCCATCAGGATTTTCAGATTATTTTGACAAAGAAATCGATGGTTTCTATGGTCAAAAAATTAAGATTACACAGCCAAATAAGAATGAATATTACAAGGTTCTTGTGGTTAAATAA